In the Deferribacterota bacterium genome, one interval contains:
- the hisS gene encoding histidine--tRNA ligase: MNQGFKKVKGFRDIWGKDIPYWNLIEHKIFKLLKNYNYEEVKLPVLEKIEVFKKGLGDSSDIVEKEMFSFIDKDGCRLALRPEGTASVVRFFIENNLYNENKIHKFYYYGPMFRREKPQKGRFRQFFQAGVEAIGSRSPLLDAEVIKLISDFFEQFSNMINYNIEINSVGCLDCRKVYINELNKYLETRKFHLCENCINKIKLNPLRVFDCKNDRCKEILKNAPNIMDYYCPSCKMHFDDLLQNLELYNVSYKINPRLVRGLDYYTNTAFEVISDFAGAPIAIGAGGRYDGLIKNMGGPDIAGIGFAIGIDRLVDLLKECGMYTEKEFLVFVIYQRSEFIKHAVELAQNLRQGGIPTSIDYDMVSIKSQFKMANKLNVDYAVVIGEDELNFEYYTLKNMTSGEQVKIEKNNLLSYLKRNMEGKIVNIVR, from the coding sequence TTATAATTATGAGGAAGTTAAGCTGCCAGTTTTAGAAAAGATAGAAGTTTTTAAAAAAGGGCTAGGTGATTCATCGGATATTGTTGAGAAAGAGATGTTTTCCTTTATTGATAAAGATGGCTGTCGCCTTGCTTTAAGGCCAGAGGGAACGGCATCAGTGGTTAGATTTTTTATTGAGAACAATCTCTATAATGAGAATAAAATACATAAATTTTATTATTATGGTCCAATGTTTAGGAGAGAAAAACCACAAAAAGGTAGATTTAGACAATTTTTTCAGGCTGGCGTAGAAGCAATTGGTAGTAGATCTCCTCTTTTGGATGCTGAGGTTATAAAACTAATCTCTGATTTTTTCGAACAATTTAGCAATATGATAAATTATAATATAGAAATTAATTCTGTTGGATGTTTAGATTGTAGGAAAGTGTATATAAATGAATTGAATAAATATTTAGAAACAAGAAAATTTCATCTATGCGAAAATTGTATTAACAAAATTAAGTTAAATCCTCTAAGGGTGTTTGATTGTAAGAATGATAGATGCAAGGAGATTTTAAAAAATGCACCTAATATAATGGATTATTATTGCCCAAGTTGTAAAATGCATTTTGATGATTTATTACAAAATCTTGAGCTTTATAATGTTAGTTATAAGATTAATCCTAGATTAGTTCGTGGACTTGATTATTATACTAATACGGCATTTGAAGTGATTAGTGATTTTGCTGGAGCACCTATTGCAATTGGAGCAGGTGGTAGATATGATGGACTAATTAAAAATATGGGAGGTCCAGATATTGCTGGGATAGGTTTTGCAATTGGTATTGATAGATTGGTAGATTTACTAAAAGAGTGTGGTATGTATACTGAGAAAGAGTTTTTAGTATTTGTGATATACCAGAGGTCAGAATTTATAAAACATGCTGTTGAATTAGCGCAAAACTTAAGGCAGGGTGGTATACCAACCTCAATTGATTATGATATGGTTAGTATTAAAAGCCAGTTTAAAATGGCCAATAAGCTTAATGTGGATTATGCAGTTGTGATAGGTGAAGATGAGTTAAATTTTGAATATTATACATTGAAAAATATGACTAGTGGGGAGCAAGTAAAAATAGAAAAAAATAATTTGCTCTCTTATTTAAAGAGAAATATGGAGGGAAAAATTGTTAACATTGTTAGGTGA